In Kwoniella dendrophila CBS 6074 chromosome 7, complete sequence, the following proteins share a genomic window:
- a CDS encoding leukotriene A-4 hydrolase/aminopeptidase, with product MSFSPHFQNRPGTPTSPFDKDLATLSNYGEIITKHIDINWEIDWNEKIFNGSVELLMESKKNNGGVEQVVLDTSFLDLKGVKVDDKDVVYSLGNRIEVMGQALKIKLPKSLNKGETVKIRINYSTTKQCTAIGWLEPEQTKSGKHPYLFSQAQAIHARSMLPCQDTPAIKSTYRAKVISDRGLQVLLSAQRKSVKDLEGGDGKRREFTYDQPVGIPSYLIAVAAGELDYKPFDNLEGRNWSTGCWTEPLNIEKAFDEFKEDTANFVKTAEDLTSPYKFGVYDILFLPESFPYGGMENSCLTFATPTIIAGDKSQVDVVAHEISHSWFGNGIGCASWSHFWLNEGWTTYLERLIMRETHGELDRQLSYTVGRRGLVGDLERLNPRFQKLVIEYKEHEDPDEGYSQVPYEKGANFLLYLESTLGGLDNFIPYMKDYVRTFEGTSITTDQWREHLFHYFKQHKDGEELTRRLGKVDWDEWLHGSGTDLCVDIQYDDTLSKACYDLAAKWDKARDGDVSGFSEDDIKDFSSTQTVVFLDKLESYENLPPKVVAALDKLYGLGSTGNAEIGLRFFEVALKSGPEYAESAAAWVINKGRMKFCRPVFRLLNEQKPELAKKTFLKHANFYHPIARKMIAKDLGVKLD from the exons ATGTCATTCTCACCACATTTTCAAAATCGACCTGGAacaccaacttcaccattcgataaagatttagctacattatcaaattatggTGAAATTATAACTAAACATATTGATATAAATTGGGAAATTGATTGGAATGAAAAGATATTCAATGGTTCAGTTGAATTGTTAATGGAATCTAAAAAAAATAATGGTGGTGTTGAACAAGTTGTTTTGGATACTAGTTTTTTAGATTTGAAAGGtgttaaagttgatgataagGATGTT GTATACTCCTTAGGTAATAGAATTGAGGTTATGGGTCAAGCATTAAAGattaaattacctaaatcactCAACAAAGGCGAA ACAGTAAAGATCAGAATTAActattcaacaacaaaacaatgTACAGCAATTGGATGGTTGGAACCTGAACAAACTAAATCAGGTAAACATCCATATTTATTCtcacaagctcaagctattCATGCAAGATCAATGTTACCTTGTCAAGATACACCAGCTATAAAATCAACTTATAGAGCTAAAGTTATATCTGATAGAGGATTACAAGTTTTATTATCTGCTCAAAGAAAATCTGTTAAAGACCTTGAAGGAGGTGATGGCAAACGAAGAGAATTTACTTatgatcaa CCCGTTGGTATCCCATCTTACCTTATTGCTGTAGCTGCTGGTGAACTTGATTATAAACCTTTCGACAATTTAGAAGGTAGAAATTGGTCGACTGGATGTTGGACAgag CCTTTAAACATAGAGAAAGCATTTGACGAATTCAAGGAAGATACCGCTAA TTTCGTCAAAACCGCGGAGGATCTCACATCACCATATAAATTCGGTGTATATGATATCTTGTTCTTGCCTGAATCTTTCCCTTACGGAG GTATGGAAAACTCATGTTTGACTTTCGCTACTCCAACTATCATTGCAGGAGATAAGAGTCAAGTGGATGTTGTTGCTCATGAAATCAGTCAT TCATGGTTTGGTAATGGTATAGGTTGTGCTTCTTGGTCACATTTCTGGCTTAATGAG GGCTGGACGACCTATCTCGAAAGATTG ATTATGAGAGAAACTCATGGTGAACTTGATAGACAATT GTCATATACCGTCG GTCGACGAGGTCTCGTAGGCGATCTAGAACGATTAAACCCAAGATTCCAAAAATTAGTCATTGAATACAAGGAACACGAAGATC CCGATGAGGGTTACAGTCAAGTGCCTTATGAAAAG GGAGCAAActtccttctttacctcGAAAGTACTTTAGGTGGACTTGATAATTTCATCCCATACATGAAAGATTACGTTAGAACATTTGAAGGAACTTCGATTACTACTGATCAATGGAGAGAGCATTTATTCCACTACTTCAAACAACataaagatggtgaagaattgaCTagaagattaggtaaagttgattggGATGAG TGGCTTCACGGTTCTGGTACCGATCTTTGTGTAGATATCCAATACGATGATACCCTTTCGAAAGCT TGTTACGACCTTGCTGCTAAATGGGACAAAGCAAGAGATGGAGATGTTTCTGGTTTCTCTGAAGATGACATCAAGGATTTCTCTTCTACTCAGACAG TCGTCTTCCTTGACAAATTAGAATCATACGAAAACTTACCACCCAAAGTGGTTGCTGCTCTTGATAAGTTATACGGATTAGGATCGACTGGAAATGCTGAAATTGGTTTGAGATTTTTCGAAGTTGCATTGAAGAGTGGACCGGAATATGCTGAATCCGCTGCTG CCTGGGTAATCAATAAAGGTAGAATGAAGTTCTGTAGACCAGTTTTCAGATTATTGAATGAACAAAAACCGGAATTAGCAAAGAAGACTTTCTTGAAACATGCCAATTTCTAT CACCCGATCGCTCGAAAGATGATTGCtaaagatttaggtgtaaaaCTTGATTAG